The DNA region ATCAAGATAGTGTAGTAACGCAATGTTTGCAGACCGATTTGGGTCATATTCTATAGCAGCAACTTTTGCGGCTATTCCATCTTTATCCCGTTTGAAATCAATTATACGATATTGCACTTTATGCCCACCGCCAATATGGCGAGTGGTAATTCGTCCTTGATTATTCCTTCCGCCGGTCTTTTTTAGGGGACATATTAACGATTTAACCGCTCCGATCGGCTTATCTGATTTATAGACTAATGTTGTTCTCCAGCGCAATCCCGGTGTCGTTGGTTTATATGTTTTTAGTGGCATACACAACTACCTTTTTTATTTAATAAACATAATAGTTTCGGATATTTGTCGTGCTTCTCGCTACAGTGTCTTATTAGATAAACTCTATTTTTTCACCTTGTTTAACCGTAACAATAGCTTTTTTATAATCCGGTCGTTTCCCAAGCCGACCTCGAACCCGACGCCATTTCCCTTTAACCTTAACCGTATTAACGGCAACCACGTTAACCTTAAACTGCTTTTCGATCGCTTTTTTTATTTCGATTTTATTAGCTGTTGTAGCAACGAGAAACGTATATTGATTTTTCGACTCCGCTAATCGTGTAGTCGCTTCTGTTTGATATGGTTGTATAATTATTTGTTCCGATGAAATTAATGGCATAACCTCTATCCTGTTTTAATAATTCATTTCGCTCCTGCTAATTGGCTCTGGATTGTTTCTAAAGCTGCCTTCGTAAAAATGATTCGGTTATATTTCAATAAATCAAATACATTAATATTTTGAATAGT from bacterium includes:
- the rplW gene encoding 50S ribosomal protein L23 — translated: MPLISSEQIIIQPYQTEATTRLAESKNQYTFLVATTANKIEIKKAIEKQFKVNVVAVNTVKVKGKWRRVRGRLGKRPDYKKAIVTVKQGEKIEFI